A segment of the Agromyces sp. H17E-10 genome:
CGGCGGGCGACCTCGTCACACTCGCCGAGCAGGACCGGTCGCGCTGGGATCGGGGCGAGATCGCCGAGGGACTCGCGCTGCTCGACCGATCGAGCGGCGCGGCCGGGGTCGCCGCCGGGCGTCGACCGTCGGCGGGCGCGTACCGACTCCAGGCCGAGATCCAGGCCGTGCACGCCCGAGCGGCGACCGCCGCCGCGACCGACTGGCATGCGATCGTCGGCTGCTACGACGCGCTCGCGTCGCTCACCGACTCGCCGTTCGTGCGGTTCAACCGGGCGATCGCCGTCGGCGAGGCGAGTGGGCCCGAGGCCGGGCTCGCCGCACTCGCGGCCGTCGAGGCCGAGGGCCGCCTCGCCGGGTACCACCTGCTGCCCTCGGCGCAGGCGGAGTTCCTTCGCCGCGCGCAGCGCCTCGACGAGGCATCCGCCCGCTATCGCGACGCGATCGCGCTCGCGCCGACGGCGCCCGAGCGGAGGTTCCTCGAGCGGCGGCTGGCCGATCTCGGCTGAGGTCTCGCGCCGCATCCACCGATCGGTGGATGCCGGAATCGAACGGCCGGGGGCTGCCGCGACCACGCGGACTCCGGCACGCTCGTCGGCATGGAAACCATACGAAGGCGTCCCCCGTTCACGCGCCTGCCGGAGAACGCCGTGCGGGTCCGGGGGCTCCGCAAGGAGTACGGCGCCACGACCGCGATCGACGGCATCGACTTCGACATCGCGCGCGGTGAGACCTTCGCGCTGCTCGGGCCGAACGGTGCGGGCAAGTCGACGACGATCGAGATCCTCGAGGGCTACCGAGCGCGCACGGCGGGCAGGGTGACCGTACTCGGCGTCGACCCGGCCCGCGGTGGCCGCAACTGGCGCGCCCGGCTCGGCATCGTCCTGCAGTCGGGCGGCGAGACCGGCCAGTACACCGTGCGCGAGCAGCTGCGCCAGTTCGCGGGCTACTACCCGAACCCGCGCGACGTCGACGAGGTGATCGCGGCGGTCGGCCTCGAGGCGCAGGCCGGCACCCGGCTGCAGAAGCTCTCGGGCGGACAGCGCCGACGCGTCGACGTCGCACTCGGCATCGTCGGGCGGCCCGAACTGCTCTTCCTCGACGAGCCGACCACGGGATTCGACCCCGCGGCACGACGCGCGTTCTGGGAGCTCATCCGCCGCCTCAAGGCGGAGGGCACCACGATCGTGCTGACCACCCACTACCTCGACGAGGCCGCACAACTCGGCGACCGGGCCGGCGTCATCGTCGGCGGCCGGCTCATCGACGTCGCACCGATCGACGCGCTCGGCGGCGAGGCGGCGCGGGTGCCGATCGTGCGGTGGCGCGACCGCACCGGCGCGCCGCGCGAGGCTCGCACCGAGGCCCCGGCCCGGCTCGTGGCATCCCTCATCGACGAATTCGGGGCGAGCCGCGCGAGCTCGAGGTGATCCGCCCGAGCCTCGAGGACATCTACCTCGGGCTCGTCGGCGAAGCCGCCGTCGTCGACGTCGAAGACGTCGAAGACTCCGCCCTTCGACCGGCTCAGGGGGCGAACGTCGCATGAGCACCGTCATCACCCGGCCGATCGGCGTCACGCGGATCGGCGCCTCCCGCATCGCGTACGAGACGAAGGGCTACTTCCGCTCGCTCGACACGGTGTTCTTCACCTTCCTGTTCCCGCTCATCATGCTCGGCATCTTCACGGCGGCGTTCAGCGCGTCGGGCGACGTCGGACCCGACGGCGCGAAGATCAGCGTCGGCGCGTTCTACCTGCCCGGCATGCTCGCCGCGGGCCTCCTGCTCTCGGGCCTGCAGAACCTCGCGGTCGACATCGCCGGCGAGAAGGGCGACGGCACCCTCAAGCGGCTCGGCGGCACGCCGCTATCGCCCGTGTCGTACTTCCTCGGCAAGATCGGGCAGGTCTTCGTCACGGGAGTGCTGCAGGCCGCGCTCATGCTCCTCGCGGCGGCGACGGTGTTCGGCATCGCCCTGCCGACCGACCCCGCGCAGTGGTTCACCTTCGCCTGGGTGTTCGTGCTCGGCATCACGACGTCGGCGCTGCTCGGCATCGCACTGTCGTCGGTGCCGCGCAGCGGCCGGTCGGCGACCGCGGTCGTCATCCCGATCGTGCTCGTGCTGCAGTTCATCTCGGGCGTCTACCTCTCGTTCAACCAGCTGCCCGAGTGGATGCAGAACGTGGCGAGCCTGTTCCCGCTCAAGTGGATGGCGCAGGGTATGCGCGCCGCGTTCCTGCCCGACGAGTTCGCCGCCCTCGAGCAGGACGGCGCGTGGGACCTCGGCCAGGTCGCGCTCGCGCTCGGCATCTGGCTCGTGGTGGGGCTCGTGCTCAGCCGACTCACCTTCCGCTGGATCCGGCGGGATGCATGAGGCTGCGCCAACGCCGGGGCGGGCATGTACGTGAGTGACTGCCGGGCGAGCGCGCCCCGCATGAAGGCCGGGGCGGGCATGTCGGGGGACGTGCCCGCCCCTCCGGTGCGTGAGAGCATGGCGGCATGGTGAACCGCCGCTGGTGGGATGCCGCGGCGATCGCGGTCGCGATCGTCACCGTGCTGTTCGGCCTGTCGGTTCCGCCGTACGGCATCGCCGACTACGGCGTCTGGACGGTGTCGGGCGTGTTCCTCGTCGTGTACTTCGCGTACTTGCGCGGACGCCTCGAGAGCGAGGACGCACGCCAGCACGTGGTGATCACGATCGTGCTGTCGGTCGTCGTCGGCGTCGGGGTCGCGTTCGACCCGGGCGCCTCGATCCTGCAGGCGTTCGCGTACCCGTACCTGTGGGTGACCTCCCCGTCGACCCGGCGCGCGATCGTGTCGAACGTCGTGCTCGCGGTCGCGCTCCTCGTCGGGTACCTCGCCCACTCCGGACCGAGCGGGCTCGTCACCGGCGTCGCCGTGGTCGGGCTGTCGCTCGGGTTCAGCCTCGCACTGGGCCTGTGGATCACGCACATCGCGTCGGTCGGCGAGGAGCGTGCCCGGCTGCTCGAGGAGCTGCAGGCCGCGCAGGGTCAGCTCGCCGTCCTGCACCGCGACGCGGGTGTGAGCGACGAGCGTGCGCGGCTCGCGCGCGAGATCCACGACACGATCGCGCAGAGCCTCACCGGGCTCGTCATGGTCGCCCAGCGCGCGGGCAACCGGCTCGCCACGATCGACGACGCGACGCCCGATGCGGCGGCCGCGCGCAGCGACGTCGAACTCATGGAGCAGATGGCACGCGAGGCGCTCACCGAAGCGCGCGGGCTCGTCGCGACGCTCGCCCCGGTCTCGGCCGACGGCGGCCTCGCCCCCGCCCTCGACCGGCTCGGCGAGGCGTTCGAGCGCGAGACCGGCGTGCGGGTGAGCGTCGACGCGGATGCCTCGTCGGCGCTCGATCGCGAACTGGAGGTCGTGCTGCTCCGCAGTGCACAGGAGGGACTCGCGAACGTCCGCAAGCACGCGGGTGCGCGCCGGGTCTGGATCACCGTCGCCGACGACGGTCACGAGGTCGTGCTGACCGTGCGCGACGACGGGACGGGACCGATGACCCGTCGTGACCCGGCGGACGACGGTCCCGCACCGGGCGGGTTCGGCCTCGCGGGCCTGCGCGACCGCACGGCGCTCGTCGGCGGCACCCTCGAGTTCGGCCCGGCGCCCGACGGCGGCTCGCTGCTGCGCATCGCCGTGCCCGGGAAGGAGCCCGCGTGAACCCGATCCGCGTCGTCGTCGCCGACGACCACCCCATCGTGCGCGCGGGCATCGTCGGCCTGCTCGAGACCGCCGTCGGCATCGAGGTCGTCGGCGAGGCGGCGAACGGCGCCGAGGCGATCGAGCTCGCCAGGTCGCGGCATCCCGATCTCGTGCTCATGGATCTGCGGATGCCCGTCGTCGACGGCGCGGCCGCGACCGCCGAGATCGTCGCGGCGGTGCCGGGCACGCGCGTGCTCGTGCTCACGACCTACGAGACCGACGAGCACATCCTCGCCGCGATCGAGGCGGGCGCGGGCGGCTACCTCCTGAAGGCCGCCCCGCAGGAGGAGATCCTCGCGGGCATCCGGGCCGTCGCGGGCGGCGAGACCGTGCTCGCGCCGTCGATCGCCGCGAAGCTCGTGTCGCGCGTCCGGTCGGAGGCCGCGGCCACGTCCGCACCGCCCGTGCCGTCGCTGTCGCCGCGCGAGCTCGAGGTGCTGCGACTCGTCGGGGCAGGCCGTTCGAACCCCGAGATCGCGGCGGAGCTGTACATCGGCGAGGCGACCGTGAAGACGCACCTGCTGCACGTGTTCGAGAAGCTCGAGGTCAACGACCGCACCCGCGCCGTCACCCGTGCGATGGAGCTGGGGCTGATCTGATCGGTCGTCGGCGCCGTTTCGCAACCCGTCGACGGCACCGCGGTCGCCGCCTACGCTGACGGCGTGGTGAACCGAAACCTGCGAGTCGCCGTACGGCGTACGAAGATCCTGCCCGCGTGGGTGAGGCATGCGGATGCCGCCGCAGCCCGCGCGGTGAACCGACGCCGGACGCACCCGCTCGCCGACCGGTTCTGGTCACGGGTCACCGGCTTCGCCGACCGGGGCGTGCTGTGGTGGACGATCGCGGGCATTCTCGCCGTCACGGGCCGGCCGCGTGTCGCCGTGCGGGGGCTCGCATCGCTGCTCGTCGCGAGCGCGCTCACCAACGTCATCGCGAAGCGGGTGTTCGGTGGCGACCGCCCGCTGCTCGCGGACGTGCCGATCGGCCGGCGGCTGCCGAAGCCGCCCATCACGCCGTCGTTCCCGTCGGGGCACTCGGCGAGCGCGGCCGCGTTCGCGACGGGGGTCGCGATCGAGTCGCCACGGCTCGGCGCCGTGCTCGCCCCGGCGGCCCTCGGCGTCGCGTACTCCCGCCTGCACACCGGGGCGCACTGGCTCTCGGACGTCGTCGGCGGGCTCGCGCTCGGCGCCGCCGTCGGTGGGCTCGGCGCCGTCGTCGTGCGGCCTCGGCGCGGCGCGGCCGACGTGTCCGAGTCCGCGAGCGGCATCGACCGGAGCCTTCCCGCGTGCCCCGACGGCGCGGGCGTCTTCATCGTGGTCAACCGTTCGTCGGGAACGAGTGTGGTCCGCAGCGACCCGCTGCCCGTGCTCGAGCGACGACTGCCGATGGCCGAGCTGCACGTGCTCGACGGCGGAGGCGACGAAGACCCCGGGGCCGCCGTGCGCGCGGCGCTCGCGCGCGACGATCCGCCGCGCGTCGTCGGCGTCTGCGGCGGCGACG
Coding sequences within it:
- a CDS encoding ABC transporter permease encodes the protein MSTVITRPIGVTRIGASRIAYETKGYFRSLDTVFFTFLFPLIMLGIFTAAFSASGDVGPDGAKISVGAFYLPGMLAAGLLLSGLQNLAVDIAGEKGDGTLKRLGGTPLSPVSYFLGKIGQVFVTGVLQAALMLLAAATVFGIALPTDPAQWFTFAWVFVLGITTSALLGIALSSVPRSGRSATAVVIPIVLVLQFISGVYLSFNQLPEWMQNVASLFPLKWMAQGMRAAFLPDEFAALEQDGAWDLGQVALALGIWLVVGLVLSRLTFRWIRRDA
- a CDS encoding sensor histidine kinase, yielding MVNRRWWDAAAIAVAIVTVLFGLSVPPYGIADYGVWTVSGVFLVVYFAYLRGRLESEDARQHVVITIVLSVVVGVGVAFDPGASILQAFAYPYLWVTSPSTRRAIVSNVVLAVALLVGYLAHSGPSGLVTGVAVVGLSLGFSLALGLWITHIASVGEERARLLEELQAAQGQLAVLHRDAGVSDERARLAREIHDTIAQSLTGLVMVAQRAGNRLATIDDATPDAAAARSDVELMEQMAREALTEARGLVATLAPVSADGGLAPALDRLGEAFERETGVRVSVDADASSALDRELEVVLLRSAQEGLANVRKHAGARRVWITVADDGHEVVLTVRDDGTGPMTRRDPADDGPAPGGFGLAGLRDRTALVGGTLEFGPAPDGGSLLRIAVPGKEPA
- a CDS encoding response regulator translates to MNPIRVVVADDHPIVRAGIVGLLETAVGIEVVGEAANGAEAIELARSRHPDLVLMDLRMPVVDGAAATAEIVAAVPGTRVLVLTTYETDEHILAAIEAGAGGYLLKAAPQEEILAGIRAVAGGETVLAPSIAAKLVSRVRSEAAATSAPPVPSLSPRELEVLRLVGAGRSNPEIAAELYIGEATVKTHLLHVFEKLEVNDRTRAVTRAMELGLI
- a CDS encoding bifunctional phosphatase PAP2/diacylglycerol kinase family protein, with protein sequence MVNRNLRVAVRRTKILPAWVRHADAAAARAVNRRRTHPLADRFWSRVTGFADRGVLWWTIAGILAVTGRPRVAVRGLASLLVASALTNVIAKRVFGGDRPLLADVPIGRRLPKPPITPSFPSGHSASAAAFATGVAIESPRLGAVLAPAALGVAYSRLHTGAHWLSDVVGGLALGAAVGGLGAVVVRPRRGAADVSESASGIDRSLPACPDGAGVFIVVNRSSGTSVVRSDPLPVLERRLPMAELHVLDGGGDEDPGAAVRAALARDDPPRVVGVCGGDGSVAAVAHEARAAGVPLLVLPGGTFNHFARAVGATTIDLAVDALQRGDGVRVDVAELAFAGGPPITVLNTASVGLYPDFVTERERREPRSGKWLAAAVAAARVLHRSDPVDIVAGARRARVWSLYVGVGPNDPGIPAPMRRRRLDGGVLDVRVLHAGSRLRAAGTLAFGRRTSALLRGMRLLPKRFESYTTESIDVLVRPRHGQPPGFAHDGEVATEATVDASARTPAPGYRTTVRIVPAALDVYRPRSGS